A genomic region of Nitrospira lenta contains the following coding sequences:
- the arsB gene encoding ACR3 family arsenite efflux transporter, giving the protein MAHVMNPASPVLVSSEKRLNIFERYLTVWVGLCILTGVLVGKAFPSLVNMFRSWELGKGSHINLPIAVLIWLMIIPMMMKVDLTALRNVGRRPQGLFVTLVVNWLVKPFSMAFFAWLFFRFVFGGWMTPTEADQYIAGCIILAAAPCTAMVFVWSYLTDGDAAYTLVQVTVNDLIMLLLFAPIIGFLVSGTSSLTVPFSILMYSVVAFIVIPLATGTLVRTWLIARYGKHWFEQDFLPRFGPVTIVALLLTLVCIFAFQADNILAKPWHVALIAIPILCQVYMNASLTYGLMRWLRVPYAVAAPGALIGASNFFELAVATAIALFGPESGAALATVVGVLVEVPVMLSVCQVCNRTRHWFPEELVERGTA; this is encoded by the coding sequence ATGGCCCATGTTATGAATCCTGCGTCTCCAGTCTTGGTTTCCTCGGAGAAACGACTGAACATCTTTGAGCGTTATCTGACCGTCTGGGTTGGACTCTGCATTCTTACTGGAGTCCTTGTCGGGAAGGCATTCCCATCTTTGGTGAACATGTTCCGGAGTTGGGAACTCGGGAAGGGAAGCCATATCAACCTTCCCATCGCTGTCCTCATCTGGCTCATGATTATTCCCATGATGATGAAAGTCGATCTCACGGCTTTGCGAAACGTCGGTCGCCGGCCGCAAGGGCTCTTCGTCACGCTTGTCGTCAATTGGCTCGTTAAGCCCTTCTCCATGGCGTTCTTTGCGTGGCTGTTCTTTCGGTTCGTGTTCGGGGGCTGGATGACGCCGACGGAAGCCGATCAATACATCGCCGGCTGTATCATCTTGGCCGCCGCGCCCTGCACCGCCATGGTCTTCGTCTGGAGCTATTTGACCGACGGCGATGCGGCCTACACCTTGGTTCAGGTGACCGTCAACGACCTGATTATGCTGCTCCTGTTTGCTCCAATCATCGGGTTCTTGGTGAGCGGGACATCTTCGCTGACCGTTCCGTTTAGCATCCTGATGTACTCCGTGGTGGCTTTTATTGTGATCCCGCTGGCTACGGGGACCTTGGTTCGGACGTGGCTGATCGCCCGCTATGGAAAACATTGGTTCGAACAAGATTTTCTGCCGCGCTTTGGCCCGGTGACGATCGTAGCGCTGCTCTTGACGCTTGTATGTATCTTTGCGTTTCAAGCTGACAATATTCTGGCCAAACCCTGGCACGTCGCCTTGATTGCCATTCCAATCCTTTGCCAGGTCTATATGAATGCGTCTCTGACCTATGGGCTGATGCGGTGGTTACGAGTTCCGTATGCGGTGGCGGCGCCTGGGGCCCTCATCGGAGCGAGCAATTTCTTCGAGTTGGCGGTGGCGACGGCCATCGCCTTATTCGGACCTGAATCGGGCGCGGCGTTGGCGACCGTGGTAGGCGTACTGGTCGAAGTGCCGGTCATGCTGTCTGTCTGCCAGGTTTGCAACCGCACGCGGCACTGGTTTCCGGAAGAGCTGGTTGAACGAGGGACTGCCTGA
- a CDS encoding ArsI/CadI family heavy metal resistance metalloenzyme, which produces MKRFHIHIGVDSLDEAIRFYSSLFGAVPVKTKPDYAKWMLDDPCVNFAISTRANKKGVDHLGIQVEEESELNELRSRLERADMTVLEEGATTCCYARSDKSWVQDPAGIPWETYRTMEDAHLFSESAGDTDGACCVPDMPAQLISLKSSSSKGGR; this is translated from the coding sequence ATGAAACGTTTTCATATCCATATCGGAGTCGACAGCCTCGATGAGGCGATCCGTTTCTACAGCAGTTTGTTTGGCGCGGTTCCAGTGAAGACCAAGCCGGATTATGCGAAGTGGATGCTCGACGACCCGTGCGTCAACTTTGCAATTTCTACCCGCGCGAACAAGAAGGGCGTTGATCATCTCGGTATCCAGGTCGAGGAGGAGAGTGAACTGAATGAGTTGCGCAGCCGTCTTGAGAGGGCGGATATGACGGTCCTGGAGGAGGGGGCTACGACCTGCTGCTACGCGCGATCGGATAAATCCTGGGTCCAAGATCCGGCCGGTATTCCCTGGGAAACCTATCGTACGATGGAGGATGCCCATCTTTTTTCGGAAAGCGCAGGCGATACTGACGGGGCTTGCTGTGTTCCTGACATGCCGGCGCAGCTCATCAGTCTGAAGTCCTCAAGCAGCAAGGGAGGGCGTTGA
- a CDS encoding arsenate reductase ArsC has product MPTDPTKVLILCTGNSCRSIMAEALLNELGQGRFQAWSAGSFPTGYVHPRSLETLRRHGIDPGQPYSKSWNEFTAHPLDLVITVCDQAAGETCPIFPGQPTKLHWSTPDPAKVLGNEADTQAAFDRVFYFLKERVEQLVATSEHPGNLQSR; this is encoded by the coding sequence ATGCCGACAGACCCTACCAAGGTGCTCATTCTCTGTACCGGCAACTCGTGCCGCTCGATCATGGCCGAGGCCCTCTTGAATGAACTGGGGCAGGGACGGTTCCAAGCCTGGAGTGCCGGGAGCTTTCCAACGGGGTATGTACATCCGCGATCTCTAGAAACACTCAGGCGCCATGGCATTGATCCCGGCCAGCCCTACAGCAAATCCTGGAACGAGTTTACCGCTCACCCCCTGGATCTTGTTATTACGGTCTGTGATCAGGCTGCCGGCGAGACCTGTCCTATCTTTCCCGGCCAACCGACCAAGCTCCATTGGAGCACGCCCGATCCTGCCAAGGTGCTGGGGAACGAAGCAGACACGCAAGCGGCGTTCGACCGTGTGTTCTACTTCCTCAAAGAGCGGGTAGAACAGTTGGTTGCGACTTCCGAGCATCCAGGAAACCTCCAGAGTCGATAA
- a CDS encoding NAD(P)/FAD-dependent oxidoreductase encodes MATADIVIIGAGAAGLAAAIFSGEAAGPSDTRSIVLLDGAKTIGAKILVSGGGRCNVTHEVVAPTDFFGNRRIIKNVLAAWPVESAITWFASMGVELKREETGKLFPVTNTSRTVLNALVERCRELGVAILPDHRVAKIDRLPDSGAGFVVHHSHGAVTASRVILATGGRSIPKSGSDGFGYELARSLGHQVTPTVPALVPLVLDDRMFHKHLSGLSQEVELTTVVKGKMVDARIGSLLWTHFGISGPVVMDASRFWCVAQEQGESAEVFGNFWPGQNQEQVRQWFMEQTREHPRRSLGKTLAQRLPQRFTDFLIQHAGCDSQAAIAQLPKNDRDHLLSLQTKFLFPIVQDRGWNYAEVTAGGVPLEEVNFRTMESKLVPGLYLVGEILDCDGRIGGFNFQWAWATGHLAGQAVRRPQV; translated from the coding sequence ATGGCCACGGCCGATATTGTCATCATCGGTGCGGGTGCCGCCGGCCTCGCCGCCGCGATTTTTTCCGGAGAAGCAGCCGGACCTTCAGACACACGATCCATTGTTCTCCTCGATGGGGCCAAGACGATCGGCGCAAAAATTCTTGTGTCCGGCGGGGGCCGCTGCAATGTCACGCATGAGGTCGTGGCGCCGACCGACTTCTTCGGCAATCGCCGTATTATCAAGAACGTGCTCGCGGCATGGCCGGTTGAATCGGCGATCACGTGGTTTGCCTCGATGGGTGTTGAACTCAAGCGAGAAGAGACCGGTAAGTTGTTTCCCGTCACGAATACGTCACGAACCGTACTGAACGCGCTTGTTGAGCGCTGTCGCGAACTAGGCGTGGCTATTCTTCCAGACCATCGAGTGGCCAAGATCGACCGCCTTCCTGATTCGGGGGCGGGATTTGTCGTCCACCATAGTCATGGAGCTGTGACGGCGAGTCGGGTGATTCTGGCCACCGGAGGCCGATCGATCCCCAAGTCGGGGAGCGATGGGTTTGGCTATGAGCTGGCCAGGAGTCTGGGGCACCAAGTCACGCCGACGGTTCCGGCGCTTGTGCCGCTCGTGCTGGATGACCGCATGTTTCACAAGCATCTCTCCGGTCTCTCGCAGGAGGTCGAACTCACCACGGTTGTGAAGGGGAAGATGGTCGATGCGCGGATCGGCAGTTTGCTCTGGACGCATTTCGGGATCAGCGGGCCCGTCGTGATGGATGCCAGCCGGTTCTGGTGTGTGGCACAGGAGCAGGGCGAATCGGCCGAGGTCTTCGGTAATTTTTGGCCTGGGCAGAATCAGGAGCAGGTACGGCAGTGGTTTATGGAGCAGACGAGAGAGCATCCCCGTCGTTCTCTCGGGAAGACACTTGCCCAGCGGCTACCGCAGCGATTCACCGACTTTCTCATTCAGCATGCCGGTTGCGATAGCCAGGCGGCCATTGCGCAACTACCGAAAAATGATCGGGACCATCTCCTGTCTCTTCAGACGAAGTTTCTGTTCCCTATCGTACAGGACCGGGGCTGGAACTATGCAGAGGTGACCGCCGGCGGGGTGCCGTTGGAAGAAGTAAATTTTCGCACGATGGAATCGAAGCTGGTGCCAGGTCTCTATCTGGTTGGAGAAATTCTCGATTGCGATGGGCGTATCGGCGGGTTCAATTTTCAATGGGCCTGGGCCACGGGACATCTCGCCGGGCAAGCGGTCCGGCGGCCACAGGTCTAG
- a CDS encoding PilZ domain-containing protein, producing the protein MPHQLTCPQCQKGTVLRSLPRSPREHVASWIWISPFHCQECSYRFLACRIGLVEPKHAIDRREHLRIPVRLFLSFSGGKVRGEGIVMDLSMGGCIIKSDAQVHIDDIFYLEIAISDQESPIEVAAMVRSISSRGIAFKFLRKAQDNKQLLAFIQSNAGTTSTVLSKAVASAAAR; encoded by the coding sequence ATGCCGCATCAGCTTACATGTCCACAATGCCAGAAGGGCACGGTCTTACGATCGCTCCCTCGGTCGCCGCGGGAACATGTCGCGTCATGGATTTGGATTTCGCCTTTCCACTGCCAGGAGTGCAGTTATCGGTTCTTGGCGTGCCGGATCGGGCTTGTTGAGCCGAAGCATGCCATCGATCGCCGCGAGCATCTCCGGATTCCGGTCCGGCTGTTTCTCTCTTTTTCAGGAGGTAAGGTTCGGGGCGAAGGGATTGTGATGGACCTGTCGATGGGCGGCTGTATCATCAAGAGCGACGCACAGGTTCACATCGACGATATCTTCTACCTCGAAATTGCGATCTCGGATCAGGAATCTCCGATCGAAGTGGCGGCGATGGTCCGATCGATCAGTTCCCGAGGCATTGCCTTCAAATTTCTGCGGAAGGCGCAGGACAACAAGCAACTGCTCGCCTTCATTCAATCCAACGCCGGGACGACCTCGACGGTGTTGTCCAAAGCGGTGGCCTCTGCGGCCGCCCGCTAG
- a CDS encoding LemA family protein, producing MRRASAMNLAAGLVILFAGLMSGCGYNDLQGVDEDTKAAWSEVINQYQRRADLIPNLVATVKGYAEHEKETLEGVVQARAQATGIQVTPETLKDPAAFEQFQKAQAGLTTALGRLIAVAENYPNLKADQSFRDLQSQLEGTENRITVARKRYIDRVAEYNKMVRFFPTNLTAKFLLHMEEKPNFTVADEKAVAKPPEVKFN from the coding sequence ATGAGACGTGCATCTGCGATGAATCTGGCCGCCGGCCTCGTGATCCTGTTCGCAGGCTTGATGTCGGGCTGCGGCTATAACGATCTCCAGGGGGTGGACGAAGATACCAAAGCGGCCTGGAGCGAGGTCATCAATCAGTATCAACGCCGGGCCGATCTGATCCCCAACTTGGTCGCCACGGTGAAGGGCTATGCCGAGCATGAAAAGGAGACGCTGGAAGGTGTCGTGCAGGCACGGGCCCAGGCAACCGGTATCCAGGTTACACCGGAGACGCTGAAGGATCCGGCCGCCTTTGAACAGTTCCAGAAGGCTCAGGCCGGACTCACCACCGCGCTGGGGCGGCTCATTGCCGTCGCCGAGAACTATCCGAACTTGAAAGCCGATCAAAGTTTCCGAGATTTGCAGAGCCAGCTGGAGGGAACGGAGAACCGCATTACCGTCGCGCGCAAGCGCTATATCGATCGGGTGGCGGAGTACAACAAAATGGTCCGCTTTTTCCCGACCAACTTAACGGCGAAGTTCCTTCTCCATATGGAAGAGAAGCCGAACTTCACTGTGGCGGACGAAAAGGCTGTGGCCAAGCCGCCAGAGGTGAAGTTTAACTGA